The DNA window TTGCCCTTATCCTTACCAGCGATTACGCGAACCTTATCACCTGTTTTAATGAACATGTTGATTGTGCACCTCCTTATTTTCGGTAAAATCTTTAGAGAACTTCTGGAGCTAATGAAACGATCTTCATGAAGTCGTCTCCACGAAGCTCACGAGCGATTGGGCCAAAAATACGGGTACCCTTAGGGCTCTTGTCGTTGTTAATTAAAACAGCGGCATTTTCATCAAACTTAATGTATGAACCATCCTTACGGTGAATACCATGTTTAGTCCGTACAACAACGGCCTTAACAACGTCACCCTTTTTGACAACGCCACCTGGTGTTGCCTGCTTTACAGTAGCAACAATGATGTCACCAATATTACCTGTTTTAACTCGGGA is part of the Limosilactobacillus reuteri genome and encodes:
- the rplN gene encoding 50S ribosomal protein L14 — encoded protein: MIQQESRLKVADNSGAREILVIKILGGSRVKTGNIGDIIVATVKQATPGGVVKKGDVVKAVVVRTKHGIHRKDGSYIKFDENAAVLINNDKSPKGTRIFGPIARELRGDDFMKIVSLAPEVL